Within the Medicago truncatula cultivar Jemalong A17 chromosome 4, MtrunA17r5.0-ANR, whole genome shotgun sequence genome, the region GCTGTAGTAGGTATTATTTGCAAAAAATGGTCTTCTTATTCTCACCTCTCGAGTGCCAGCATGACATCAATAAACATTGAAGCTGAAGATGCTGCCAAAAAATGGTTGTGGCAGCTATAATTTATCAGATTCACCGTTCTTTCAGTCAAGGAAGATCCATATACGAGAGATCACATCACCAAATTCAAGTCACACAATCACATATTTGATGTGCCAATTTCAGATTTCATTACACAATTAGATTTACCATGTTCAAATCAAGTAACGAATCAATCAACAAAGAAAACCCAAACCATTTCCTTTAACTAATTAACAATATTCAATAAAATTCCTATCAAACTCTAATTTCATAGCAAGAACAatccaattcaattcaattcaattcaattcaatcaacAAATCAAAACCCTATAAATTACCAGAACTTAAACTCAGGAAGACGACGAACAAAAGGACGAAACTCATCAGAACCAGAAGTCGGAAGCGAAGGACCATTATCAGCATCAAGAATCTCGGGATCAACCTGAGGCGAAAGAAATCCAATCAAAAGGTTCAAGATATAAATGCCAAGACCGTACGAAACAACGTAGAAGCCTTGCACGATGTAAACGCGAAGAACGTAAACCAATGCAACCACAAGGCACCCTAACCATCGTTGACTGACGTGCGGCGTTGATTTGTCGAGAATGTGTTGGTACCGCCGTGATGCTTCGAATTTCCACCGTGTTATGGCGGCTGCCGGAGATGTGTCTTCCGTGTTCATTTTGTGTTTGAATCAATAAACGCAATCGATATCtgtttctctatctctctctctctctctctgtttgcGGGTCGAGTATAGTCGTGGACCATTTTCTTGGTTTTTTTGGGGTTTTATTGCTTTCAGAGGTTTTCAACCGGTttaaccttattttttttatttttttctaaactcaTTTATATCGCGATAAGATAAGAGATTGTACGAATCTTGTCTAGCTTAAGGGGGTGTTATaatcttcaagaattgaaaagattttatggattttattcaaatttcaaaagattttatgaattttaagaattCATTGGAAAGAAATGATTATAATACATtagactcttttatttatttattttatttttttacaagaaagtTAGTGAAATGATTATAACACAAATACAgactcttatttattttattatttttacgagaaagttagagagagataTGAATAGAggagagagataaaaaaaatcttaaaagaaaaaacaattctaagaaatctcatgtttttaTCAGAAACTTTTTCATgttaaaatttcactagaaaatcccacaaaattcatcaaaactcaattcattaaataatctttagaaatttgaatgattatgaataccacaagactttttttaaatgatgaagaatcttgattgaataccacaagacttttttaaaatggcaaaaaatcttgattgaataccacaaaactTTTTGATAAtataaatgtcttttaaaatcttaatctAATACACCCTTCAAAACAAAGTCATGGACTCGAATACAACTTTGGATATACAgtaattttaaaacttttaaggAGAGCTTGTTGTTCATTTTAGTCCCGCAAGTTTTGAAGGATTAGACTTTGCATCAGAAATTGTTTTCGTAGAAGTTATTTCATAAGTTatattgagaaattttaaaaataaactactccatccgtttcaaaatacatgtcgcaTTTTTGCAATATACCCTATTCACATGACTTACTTTGATGctactttttaactaatatataaatacaaatgttagtatgtaaaatgttgtttaatttgtctcaacaaatatttttaaaatattaaattttcataattttttactttagatgaTTGAAGATATTAATTGTCAAAATTCTACATTGAACAACGACATGTTTTTAAAACAGATGGAGTAAATATTTATGAACAATGTCATaggttgttttcataaactatgtACATGATTTTTAGTCACTATGTGAATGATATTTCCCATATTATACACACAAAAGAGTGTTGAAGGtttttaaccaaaataaaaGGTCATGTAAACATGTGCTCTTAGGagctaaaaatgaaattaacgcacaattttaaattaaaaacataactttagaaatttttaagatattaaatgcataatttttaagaaaaaaaacttctacATTAATTTGTTGACGTATGCTCTTAAGAGCACCTCCAACAGAGGTATTTTATTTCATTCCACTAGCATATCTAACCGTTTTTCGGCAATTTTCCGTCAAGATGAGCAAATAAATAACCGCTCATGTTACTTAAATATTTAGCAATAAATAATTATAGAAATCAGGGAGGtaaacttaaatataaataaaatcttaATATATAAGGTAAAGTTGTGGGATACAATATAAGTTTTTTAGAGTTGcactattgaagtaaaaaaataagtgaaTTGATTTGAGATGATGTTACATAATAGGACTCGTAAAAAAACATTTGGGTGGACCAGTGAATATTTAGGTCTAAAATTAGTCTAAGTTGGACCCAAACTTTCATTGgttcaaattaaaatgaaaaataatatttgtacaattattttataataattttttctctcatatttaAATTATCTTCTTATCatatctcttcttttttctctctctattattttttactaattaaataaaagaaaaccaaaGTTGTAATAAAAGTTATACCAAAGAGTACATATATCATTACTCAATTAAAATTACCCTTAGAGTTGCCCAAAGCACAAgacaacatttaaaaaaaaaaagtgttaagaATAAAGTAATGTGTATGTAATCAAAATCTTATTCGAGGTGCACGAGATATTAATTGTTAATacttctttttaaattttaaacatcGCGTTGTAAATTCTATACTCCCTTTGTTCCTttataattatcatttttgcataaaatttttgtttctaattaactGTAATTTTTAAAGTACAATGTATCATTAAATGTAGTTTTACCTATATTATCCTTATATATTTATtgcagagagagaaatatatgaaatgaagtattaaattattaaggttattataggaaaaagataaattattatattaaaagtgGTAAAAGTATTTGTTATCTTAGTTTAtgtaaaaagtcaaaatatgacaattaaaaaggaatagAGGGAGTAGCTTTATTCTACAAGATCCAACTCACATGCAATTTCATTTATTAATAGTTGTTGTGCATTGAACCATGATGGTCAAAAATATTCATGGCACCGATCGGCCCCTTCTTTCAatctttttgaattttgaaggatgtcTACATTCATGTAATTAGGCAAGGAGTAGTACTTCTTGATAGTACATGGGAAACATTTACGTGGTCCTCAAATACAAGTCTCAATATTGTATTGTACCTTAcataaataataacaacaaaattttatcTCACCAAATAAGATCGGATGCATTGAATAAATTAGAGTTCTCCACTCACTTAGAGCGATACATGTGTCATGCAATTaagataaacaaaataatcCTTAACAATCACACATTCCGAACAAGGAAGGTGAAAATAGAATGTCATCCATGCTCAAAACAAGGAGGAATTTACAATTTTTGTTCCTTTAGAATTTGAGATGATCGAAAATGGTTGGTCAAGCATGAAAATCGATTCGTCGAGTTCAAAGTTAAGGGGTTTTGGTAGAAGAATTGTACACCTTGATTTGTCATGAAGAGGTATATTAT harbors:
- the LOC25493491 gene encoding protein RER1A, producing the protein MNTEDTSPAAAITRWKFEASRRYQHILDKSTPHVSQRWLGCLVVALVYVLRVYIVQGFYVVSYGLGIYILNLLIGFLSPQVDPEILDADNGPSLPTSGSDEFRPFVRRLPEFKFWYSITKAFCIAFVMTFFSAFDVPVFWPILLFYWVVLFTLTMRRQIAHMIKYKYVPFSFGKQRYDRKRASAESTSLSDN